One window of Trifolium pratense cultivar HEN17-A07 linkage group LG5, ARS_RC_1.1, whole genome shotgun sequence genomic DNA carries:
- the LOC123884851 gene encoding uncharacterized protein LOC123884851 has protein sequence MNNETGNQGGNSTEISTNVEPKQGWKKVLLEQVVNWMTHKNKDKWLKDMKGNLSLVATIIATMTFQTALNPPGGVRPVKDDKGKNPDDIACTRENNILKLCPGNAVLAVIYSDEYEEFLRWNTVCFIASLSVLLLLVSGIRLDHRFPMWVLSMGMCFTLTSLVITYIKAVQLVTPDPVWDPAKNFQKKCTHAWIGLMTFLALLLTLRLIIWAFFIKKGKILAISTPKSKDCKGEYSTNF, from the coding sequence ATGAACAATGAAACGGGAAATCAAGGTGGTAATTCAACCGAAATCTCAACGAATGTGGAACCAAAGCAAGGTTGGAAAAAGGTATTATTAGAACAAGTAGTGAATTGGATGACAcacaaaaacaaagataaatgGTTAAAGGACATGAAAGGGAACTTAAGTTTAGTAGCAACAATCATCGCAACAATGACATTTCAAACGGCTTTAAATCCACCCGGTGGTGTTAGACCGGTTAAAGATGACAAAGGTAAGAACCCAGATGATATAGCATGTACTCGTGAAAACAATATATTGAAACTATGTCCGGGTAACGCTGTCTTAGCTGTCATATATTCCGATGAATACGAGGAATTCCTTCGTTGGAACACAGTATGTTTTATTGCATCCCTAAGTGTTTTACTCTTGCTTGTGAGTGGAATTCGTTTGGATCATAGGTTTCCTATGTGGGTTTTATCAATGGGAATGTGTTTCACACTCACAAGTCTTGTTATTACTTACATAAAGGCAGTACAATTGGTTACCCCAGATCCTGTTTGGGATCCAGCtaagaattttcaaaaaaagTGTACTCATGCTTGGATTGGATTGATGACATTCTTGGCTTTGCTCCTCACACTACGTCTTATTATTTGggcttttttcatcaaaaaaggtaaaatattaGCAATTAGTACTCCAAAGTCCAAAGATTGCAAGGGAGAATATTCCACTAACTTTTGA